Proteins from a genomic interval of Deltaproteobacteria bacterium:
- a CDS encoding M20 family metallopeptidase yields the protein MDSARKKILTITDRLAPRAARMLREITSYAELPLEETRTSETLSAFLSERGFRVKRGVAGMETAFRAEFAFGKGRPVVAFLCEMDALPGLGHACGHNIVGVASACAAAALAEFGKGVFRAGKVIALGTPAEETGYGKARMVEKGVFRGIDAAMMVHPSSRRHVAKGCLALAKLHFTYHGRAAHAAAYPEHGINALDGVLLLFNGVSALRQQLPDTVRVHGIVTEGGRAPNIIPERAKAYFYVRGETLAEMRDAVAHVKACAAGAATASRCRLEVEEGAYPLSPMKVNPILADAYRRALTLLGFPESGAPTNRNRGSSDIGNVSQVVPTLQPNVPITSGARVEIHTRAFEEATTKSSGIEGMTEGIRALALTGYDLFADPSLVREAWKTFRG from the coding sequence ATGGATTCCGCGAGAAAAAAAATCCTGACGATCACCGACCGGCTGGCCCCCCGGGCTGCCCGGATGCTGCGCGAGATCACGTCGTACGCCGAACTCCCCCTGGAAGAGACCCGCACCTCGGAAACCCTTTCGGCGTTCCTCTCGGAGCGGGGGTTTCGCGTGAAGCGCGGCGTGGCCGGGATGGAGACGGCCTTCCGGGCGGAGTTCGCCTTCGGGAAAGGACGGCCCGTCGTCGCGTTCCTGTGCGAGATGGACGCGCTGCCCGGGCTGGGGCACGCATGCGGGCACAACATCGTGGGGGTGGCGTCGGCGTGCGCCGCCGCGGCGCTGGCGGAGTTCGGAAAGGGCGTCTTCCGCGCGGGGAAGGTGATCGCCCTCGGAACGCCGGCCGAGGAGACGGGGTACGGCAAGGCACGGATGGTCGAGAAGGGGGTCTTCCGGGGAATCGACGCGGCGATGATGGTCCACCCGTCCTCCCGCCGCCACGTGGCGAAGGGGTGTCTCGCGCTGGCCAAGCTGCACTTCACGTACCACGGCCGGGCGGCGCATGCGGCGGCGTACCCGGAGCACGGGATCAACGCCCTCGACGGCGTCCTTCTCCTCTTCAACGGCGTCTCCGCGCTGCGCCAGCAGCTTCCGGATACCGTCCGTGTTCATGGCATCGTCACCGAGGGGGGGCGCGCTCCCAATATCATCCCCGAGCGGGCGAAGGCGTACTTTTACGTGCGGGGCGAGACGCTCGCGGAAATGCGCGACGCGGTCGCTCACGTGAAGGCGTGCGCCGCCGGGGCGGCGACGGCCTCCCGGTGCCGGCTCGAAGTGGAGGAGGGGGCATATCCCCTTTCGCCGATGAAAGTGAATCCCATCCTGGCCGACGCCTACCGGCGCGCGTTGACGTTGCTCGGGTTTCCGGAGAGCGGCGCCCCGACGAACCGGAATCGCGGCTCCTCCGACATCGGAAACGTCTCCCAGGTCGTCCCCACGCTGCAGCCGAACGTCCCCATCACCTCGGGCGCCCGCGTCGAAATCCACACCCGCGCCTTCGAGGAGGCGACGACGAAATCGTCCGGCATCGAAGGGATGACGGAGGGGATCCGGGCGCTCGCCCTCACCGGGTACGACCTCTTCGCCGATCCGTCCCTCGTGCGCGAGGCATGGAAAACGTTCCGCGGATAA
- a CDS encoding Smr/MutS family protein: protein MSALEWGKITARLSAHASSEPGRDLCAVLAPGIDLDTIRASLEENRDGRRMLLQDGALPLDEVKEIREEVGKAAKGASLSPAELLRIGKTARVGERVRRFFEDRRGRYPRLAHHANGIPPLRDLAEAVEQAIDTNGNVLDRASEELGPLRRQLLKMRSRLQETAEGILSSPRYARYVQETYATVRSGRVVIPFKTSAKGLFQGIVHDSSQSGQTVFFEPEELVYLNNEVKMAELEVEREVARILAELSGRVARKEEELLLALSLLARIDAIQARSLLADELSAAEPTVTDAGETNLRSALHPLLVLSGRPVVPNDLRLGRPYVCLILTGPNTGGKTVALKTLGLLTLMAMAGLSIPASPDSTVSIFHNLFVAVGDEQSVEGDLSTYSAHIRRLNEILSGADRGSLVLLDEVVSGTDPREGAAIARAFLETLADREVRVVATTHFEELKGIAFTDSRFENGSMAFDGEHLRPTYRLSLGVPGRSMGIEIARSLGFPDEVLERAKGYLSGPGPNLPEVIDRLERERERVRAEGAELAARRREAEEAARRLDASLAKMKAEESRVISAARLKMREEIRKAEGELARVTEEMRKDRKIDTVRKASSVIRAWKEKAHAAEEDPAVRTLMSRSAPLAPGEALFPGRKVFVVSLSKEAEVAAPAAAGDREVEVAAGGMKVRVPRDLVRVFPPAGGTRERRADGGSRPVEASPGAVHLQTPENTLDLRGMYVDDALPGVDAFLDRQSLAQAPHVFLIHGHGTGALKTAVRRHLKTSPYAKRSLPAPREQGGDGVTIVLLA, encoded by the coding sequence TTGTCGGCCCTGGAATGGGGGAAGATCACGGCCCGGCTGTCCGCCCACGCCTCCTCGGAGCCGGGGCGCGACTTGTGCGCGGTGCTTGCTCCCGGGATCGACCTCGACACCATCCGCGCGTCGCTCGAGGAGAACCGCGACGGCCGGCGGATGCTTCTGCAAGACGGCGCCCTTCCGCTGGACGAGGTGAAGGAGATCCGCGAGGAGGTGGGGAAGGCGGCCAAGGGCGCCTCCCTCTCCCCGGCGGAACTGCTGCGGATCGGGAAGACGGCGCGCGTCGGGGAGCGGGTCCGCCGGTTCTTCGAGGACCGGCGCGGAAGGTACCCGCGACTGGCCCACCACGCGAACGGGATCCCGCCGCTGCGCGACCTGGCCGAGGCGGTCGAGCAGGCGATCGACACCAACGGAAACGTGCTGGACCGGGCGTCGGAGGAACTTGGGCCCTTGCGGCGGCAGCTCCTGAAGATGCGCTCCCGCCTGCAGGAGACGGCGGAGGGGATCCTCTCCTCCCCGCGCTACGCCCGCTACGTCCAGGAGACGTACGCCACCGTCCGGTCGGGCCGCGTCGTGATCCCCTTCAAGACGAGCGCGAAGGGGCTCTTCCAGGGGATCGTCCACGACTCTTCCCAGAGCGGCCAGACGGTCTTCTTCGAGCCGGAGGAACTCGTCTACCTCAACAACGAGGTGAAGATGGCCGAGCTCGAGGTGGAGCGGGAGGTGGCGCGGATCCTCGCCGAGCTTTCCGGCCGGGTCGCCCGAAAGGAGGAGGAGCTGCTCCTTGCCCTCTCCCTCCTTGCCCGGATCGATGCGATCCAGGCGCGCTCCCTGCTGGCGGACGAGCTCTCCGCCGCCGAGCCCACGGTGACCGACGCCGGGGAGACGAACCTGCGGTCCGCCCTCCACCCGCTGCTGGTCCTGAGCGGACGCCCAGTGGTCCCGAACGATCTGCGCCTGGGCCGCCCGTACGTGTGCCTGATCCTCACCGGCCCCAACACGGGGGGGAAGACCGTGGCGCTGAAAACGCTGGGGCTGCTCACGCTGATGGCGATGGCGGGGCTTTCGATCCCCGCCTCCCCGGATTCGACCGTGTCGATTTTTCACAACCTGTTCGTCGCGGTGGGGGACGAGCAGAGCGTGGAGGGGGACCTGTCCACCTACTCCGCCCACATCCGGCGGCTGAACGAGATCCTCTCGGGCGCGGACCGCGGTTCGCTGGTGCTGCTCGACGAGGTCGTCTCGGGGACGGATCCGCGCGAGGGGGCGGCGATCGCCCGCGCCTTCCTCGAAACGTTGGCGGACCGGGAGGTGCGCGTGGTGGCGACGACGCACTTCGAGGAACTGAAGGGGATCGCCTTCACGGATTCCCGGTTCGAGAACGGGTCGATGGCGTTCGACGGGGAGCACCTTCGGCCGACGTATCGGCTGTCGCTGGGAGTCCCCGGCCGTTCGATGGGGATCGAGATCGCGCGGTCCCTCGGCTTTCCGGACGAGGTTCTCGAGCGGGCGAAGGGGTACCTCTCCGGACCCGGCCCGAACCTGCCGGAGGTGATCGATCGCCTGGAGCGGGAGCGCGAACGGGTGCGCGCCGAGGGGGCGGAGCTCGCGGCGCGGCGCAGGGAGGCGGAGGAAGCGGCGCGGCGGCTCGACGCTTCGCTGGCGAAGATGAAGGCCGAGGAGTCGCGGGTGATCTCCGCGGCGCGGCTGAAGATGCGGGAGGAGATCCGGAAGGCGGAAGGGGAGCTCGCCCGGGTCACGGAGGAGATGCGGAAGGACCGGAAGATCGACACGGTGCGGAAGGCCTCCTCGGTGATCCGCGCGTGGAAGGAGAAGGCGCACGCGGCGGAAGAGGACCCCGCCGTCCGGACGCTGATGAGCCGGTCCGCTCCCCTCGCTCCCGGGGAGGCCCTCTTTCCCGGCAGGAAGGTGTTCGTCGTGTCGCTGTCGAAGGAGGCGGAAGTGGCCGCGCCGGCGGCGGCCGGGGACCGCGAGGTGGAGGTGGCCGCGGGCGGGATGAAGGTCCGTGTCCCGCGCGACCTGGTCCGCGTCTTTCCGCCGGCGGGAGGGACGCGAGAGCGCCGGGCGGACGGCGGGTCGCGGCCGGTGGAGGCGTCGCCGGGAGCGGTGCACCTGCAGACGCCGGAGAACACCCTCGACCTGCGCGGGATGTACGTGGACGACGCGCTCCCCGGGGTCGACGCCTTCCTCGACCGGCAGTCGCTGGCCCAGGCGCCCCACGTTTTCCTGATCCACGGGCACGGAACCGGCGCGTTGAAGACGGCGGTCCGGCGCCACCTCAAGACGTCTCCCTACGCGAAGCGGTCCCTCCCCGCCCCCCGCGAACAGGGCGGCGACGGCGTCACGATCGTCCTCCTCGCCTGA
- a CDS encoding ATP-binding protein, whose translation MIEAIKSILVDFQESRRNAGVPRHVRMEPVPGKAAVCIGVRRCGKSTYLFQIMERLLNRGVPRENILYLNFFDDRLHNLRQDNLGLITEAYYSLYPEKKNTETVYCFFDEMQEVPGWESFVDRLMRTERCEVYLTGSSARMLSKEIATQMRGRALSWELFPFSFREFLAYKGTECTGPLSTKKRLLVQKTFEEYWETGGFPEVAGLDRRLRIRIHQEYFHAILFRDLVERHDVSHPKAVTDLAHRLVDNTASLYSVNNLTGYLKSLGHKAPKSAVSDFLEWFEDAFFLFTTRIFDASLARSNTNPKKIYCVDHALVASVSSGILVNSGHLLENLVFMALRRLHPEIYYYKTKGGREVDFVVPMRNRARMLVQVCESLAEPQTKKREMAALTEAIAELNLKSGTIVTRNEDARIDTGRGTIEVVPVWRFLLDLPESMG comes from the coding sequence ATGATCGAGGCGATCAAATCCATCCTCGTGGACTTCCAGGAATCCCGGAGGAATGCCGGGGTGCCCCGGCATGTGCGGATGGAGCCGGTCCCCGGCAAGGCGGCCGTCTGCATCGGGGTGCGCCGGTGCGGGAAATCCACGTACCTGTTCCAAATCATGGAGCGGCTCCTGAATCGGGGAGTCCCGCGCGAGAACATCCTGTACCTGAACTTCTTCGACGACCGCCTCCACAACCTGCGGCAGGACAATCTCGGGCTGATCACCGAGGCCTATTATTCCCTTTACCCCGAGAAGAAAAACACCGAAACGGTCTACTGCTTTTTCGACGAGATGCAGGAGGTCCCGGGTTGGGAGTCTTTCGTCGACCGCTTGATGCGGACTGAGCGGTGCGAGGTGTACCTGACGGGTTCCTCGGCGCGGATGCTTTCGAAAGAGATCGCCACGCAGATGCGCGGGCGGGCGTTGTCATGGGAGTTGTTCCCGTTCTCGTTCCGTGAGTTCCTGGCCTATAAGGGAACCGAATGCACGGGCCCCCTGTCGACGAAGAAGCGGCTCCTCGTACAGAAGACCTTCGAGGAATATTGGGAGACCGGCGGCTTCCCGGAGGTCGCCGGACTGGACCGTCGGCTGCGGATCAGGATTCATCAGGAATATTTCCACGCCATCCTGTTCCGGGACCTGGTCGAGCGCCACGATGTTTCCCACCCGAAGGCCGTGACCGATCTTGCGCATCGGTTGGTGGACAACACCGCCTCGCTGTACTCCGTCAACAACCTCACGGGGTACCTGAAATCGCTGGGGCACAAAGCCCCCAAGTCGGCCGTGTCGGATTTTCTGGAGTGGTTCGAGGATGCTTTTTTCCTTTTCACGACGCGGATCTTCGACGCGTCCCTGGCGCGCAGCAACACCAACCCGAAAAAGATCTACTGCGTCGACCATGCCCTGGTCGCATCGGTATCATCGGGGATCCTGGTCAACTCCGGACATCTCCTCGAGAACCTTGTGTTTATGGCGCTCCGGCGTCTTCACCCCGAGATCTACTATTACAAGACGAAAGGAGGTCGGGAGGTCGACTTCGTCGTCCCGATGCGGAACCGCGCCCGGATGCTGGTCCAGGTTTGCGAGTCCCTGGCCGAACCGCAGACGAAAAAACGGGAAATGGCGGCATTGACCGAGGCGATCGCCGAATTGAACCTCAAGTCCGGCACCATCGTGACCAGGAACGAGGACGCCCGGATCGATACCGGCCGCGGGACCATCGAAGTGGTCCCGGTATGGCGCTTCCTGCTCGATCTGCCGGAATCGATGGGGTAG
- the ccsA gene encoding cytochrome c biogenesis protein CcsA, which translates to MEGVHLILFWLALVAYGAEAGFRIAGVAPGSWWKSPLFAGVLLHAAFLGMRWGLSGHAPMAGLFESLTVFSFCCALAGLVLCRSEETASAWKPLSILVLLPQAGAALIDKRMTPLYPALDTPWFASHVGLSFLGYGFFAAGLALGIAYLRDGGDAVYRAAGRSTLYGFSAFSAGMVCGGIWAYYAWGSYWIWTPKEIWSVIVWIYFASLTHLKFIPAQEGWPGWTKRFEMGATAAGYGVVLLTFLGVSLLLRSSHSF; encoded by the coding sequence TTGGAAGGCGTTCACCTCATCCTGTTCTGGCTCGCACTGGTCGCGTACGGGGCCGAGGCCGGGTTCCGCATCGCGGGCGTCGCTCCCGGCTCCTGGTGGAAGAGCCCGTTGTTCGCCGGCGTCCTCCTGCACGCCGCGTTCCTCGGGATGCGGTGGGGCCTCTCTGGACACGCCCCGATGGCCGGGCTGTTCGAGTCGCTCACCGTCTTCTCCTTCTGCTGCGCCCTCGCCGGGCTGGTCCTGTGCCGGTCGGAGGAAACGGCGTCGGCGTGGAAACCGCTCTCGATTCTCGTGCTGCTTCCCCAGGCCGGAGCGGCGTTGATCGACAAGCGGATGACTCCCCTGTACCCCGCGCTCGACACGCCGTGGTTCGCCTCCCATGTCGGCCTTTCCTTCCTCGGGTACGGTTTCTTCGCCGCGGGGCTCGCGCTGGGGATCGCCTACCTGCGGGACGGCGGCGACGCGGTCTACCGGGCGGCGGGACGGTCCACGCTGTACGGGTTCTCCGCCTTCTCGGCGGGGATGGTGTGCGGGGGGATCTGGGCGTACTACGCCTGGGGATCGTACTGGATCTGGACGCCGAAGGAGATCTGGTCCGTGATCGTCTGGATCTACTTCGCCTCGCTGACGCACCTCAAGTTCATCCCCGCGCAGGAGGGGTGGCCCGGGTGGACGAAGCGGTTCGAGATGGGCGCCACCGCGGCCGGATACGGCGTCGTCCTGCTCACCTTCCTCGGCGTGAGCCTGCTGCTGCGCAGCTCCCACTCCTTCTGA
- a CDS encoding cytochrome c biogenesis protein ResB, with translation MALWRFLTSLKTCAWAGLAFCLAGAVGSVAMGRYPGLFADMDAQVFARWFARTGFADPAPTLWLYGLLLATALLAVNAACCTFERLLQIFRGTVTLRRLLPHVMHLAFLGVVLSHMVSAIYGDRIPGVTIPQGGVAPLGGTGLAMRLDRFDAAMAPEGYPKDFSATVTLFSDTTPVARGVVRTNEPLFHEGYGIYIKNFGTTPWGVPYAVFDANRDPGATAILVASLLFTAANLLYLVPSRRADA, from the coding sequence ATGGCGCTCTGGCGGTTCCTCACCTCCCTGAAGACGTGCGCGTGGGCGGGGCTCGCCTTCTGCCTCGCGGGGGCCGTCGGCTCCGTCGCGATGGGCCGCTACCCGGGGCTGTTCGCCGACATGGACGCGCAGGTCTTCGCCCGGTGGTTCGCGCGCACGGGATTCGCCGACCCCGCGCCGACGCTCTGGTTATACGGGCTGCTGCTCGCCACTGCCCTGCTCGCGGTGAACGCGGCGTGCTGCACCTTCGAGCGCCTTTTGCAGATCTTCCGGGGGACGGTCACGCTGCGCCGCCTCCTTCCGCACGTGATGCACCTCGCCTTCCTCGGCGTCGTCCTTTCCCACATGGTGAGCGCAATCTACGGCGACCGGATCCCCGGCGTCACGATCCCGCAAGGGGGGGTCGCCCCGCTGGGCGGCACGGGGCTGGCGATGCGGCTGGACCGGTTCGACGCGGCGATGGCGCCGGAAGGGTACCCGAAAGATTTCTCCGCCACGGTCACCCTGTTTAGCGACACGACCCCGGTGGCGCGCGGCGTCGTGCGGACGAACGAGCCGCTCTTCCACGAAGGGTACGGGATCTACATCAAGAACTTCGGCACCACGCCATGGGGCGTCCCCTACGCCGTCTTCGACGCGAACCGCGACCCCGGGGCAACGGCGATCCTCGTCGCATCGCTCCTGTTCACCGCCGCGAACCTTCTTTACCTCGTCCCCTCCAGGAGGGCCGATGCGTAA
- a CDS encoding LD-carboxypeptidase: MRKPLPLRTGDVIAVVAPGGPVDAGRLDRGIARLSAAGFVPEIADGVLAAQGYLAGDDAHRARQVEWALTLPEARAVMAARGGFGTTRILPLIDWKKAVRRRKLIVGFSDLTAVLSYLSTRLGFPCLHGPMAAADLALRFDARALDAFARLAAGEVSPREPWGEPTERIRGGAAEGVLSGGCLSVLTSLLGTPYEPDFRGALLFLEDVGEPAYRLDRMLTQWVQSGRLSKIAGILVGTMAPARGESIDELRRLFHDAGKRLSVPVRYGFPAGHAGKNIALPFGVRARIDAKGRLFLLDSPVETA, translated from the coding sequence ATGCGTAAGCCGTTGCCGCTGCGAACGGGGGACGTGATCGCCGTCGTCGCGCCCGGGGGGCCCGTCGACGCGGGACGCCTCGACCGGGGGATCGCCCGCCTGTCGGCGGCGGGGTTCGTTCCCGAGATCGCCGACGGCGTGCTCGCGGCGCAAGGGTACCTTGCCGGGGACGACGCGCACCGGGCGCGCCAGGTCGAATGGGCGCTGACCCTCCCCGAGGCCCGCGCGGTGATGGCGGCGCGCGGCGGCTTCGGCACGACGCGCATCCTCCCCCTCATCGACTGGAAGAAGGCGGTCCGGCGGCGGAAGTTGATCGTCGGCTTCAGCGACCTGACCGCGGTCCTCTCGTACCTCTCCACGCGTCTGGGTTTTCCGTGCCTCCACGGCCCGATGGCCGCGGCCGATCTCGCCTTGCGGTTCGACGCCCGGGCGCTCGACGCCTTCGCCCGCCTTGCGGCGGGGGAGGTCTCCCCGCGCGAGCCGTGGGGGGAGCCGACGGAGCGGATCCGCGGCGGCGCGGCGGAAGGGGTGCTGTCCGGCGGGTGCCTCTCCGTCCTCACTTCGCTCCTCGGGACGCCGTACGAGCCCGATTTCCGCGGCGCGTTGCTCTTTCTCGAAGACGTGGGGGAGCCCGCCTACCGGCTCGACCGGATGCTGACGCAGTGGGTCCAGTCCGGGCGGCTCTCGAAGATCGCCGGGATCCTGGTGGGAACGATGGCGCCGGCGCGCGGCGAGTCGATCGATGAACTCCGGCGCCTCTTCCACGACGCCGGGAAGCGGCTCTCCGTCCCCGTCCGGTACGGCTTTCCCGCCGGCCACGCGGGGAAAAACATCGCCCTGCCGTTCGGGGTGCGGGCGCGCATCGACGCGAAGGGCCGCCTTTTCCTGCTCGATTCGCCGGTGGAGACGGCGTGA
- a CDS encoding beta-lactamase family protein, whose product MTRAGAGESTRFREAADLLDEGVREEAYAAAVLRIARGDEVLFERSAGYARAASLFDVASLTKPLTAALFFVLSQEGHLSPDGVAAEVLPFTSPDRRVREIRFSHLLSHTSGLPAWRPLYEQVAAAETAEGRPLSGTAEGHDRILAEVLSLPLSHDPGTGWEYSDLGYMLLGRAIEVAGFRSLDRLLASMVTGPLGMRETRYLPLSAISECETGQLIPTGWSEVRQREKAGEVDDENAAAMGGVSGHAGLFSTAGDLFLFAREIVRARKGEGRVLSRPSAAMMTTKVAQPPGCPRTMGFDTPTPPDSQAGERAPADAVGHLGYTGCSMWNDPGREISVILLTNRVVFGSGNRKLSALRPRIHDAVWKEIAG is encoded by the coding sequence GTGACCAGGGCCGGAGCGGGGGAGTCCACGCGCTTCCGGGAGGCCGCGGACCTCCTTGACGAGGGCGTCCGGGAGGAGGCGTACGCCGCCGCGGTCCTTCGGATCGCGCGGGGCGACGAGGTCCTCTTCGAGCGATCCGCCGGGTACGCCCGGGCCGCGTCGCTGTTCGACGTCGCGTCGCTGACCAAACCGCTCACGGCCGCCCTCTTCTTCGTCCTGTCGCAGGAGGGACACCTTTCCCCCGATGGCGTCGCCGCGGAGGTCCTCCCGTTCACGTCGCCCGACCGGAGGGTCCGGGAGATCCGGTTTTCGCACCTTCTCTCGCACACGTCCGGACTTCCCGCCTGGCGGCCCCTGTACGAGCAGGTGGCGGCCGCGGAAACGGCGGAAGGAAGGCCGCTGTCCGGCACGGCGGAGGGCCACGACCGGATCCTCGCCGAGGTCCTCTCCCTGCCGCTGTCGCATGACCCCGGGACCGGCTGGGAATACAGCGACCTCGGCTACATGCTGCTCGGGCGGGCGATCGAGGTGGCCGGCTTCCGGTCGCTCGACCGGCTGCTCGCTTCGATGGTCACGGGCCCGCTCGGGATGCGGGAGACGCGGTATCTTCCTCTTTCCGCGATCAGCGAGTGCGAGACGGGGCAGCTGATCCCGACGGGGTGGTCGGAGGTTCGGCAGCGCGAGAAGGCGGGCGAGGTGGATGACGAGAACGCGGCGGCGATGGGGGGCGTTTCGGGGCACGCGGGGCTCTTCTCGACCGCCGGCGACCTGTTCCTGTTCGCCCGGGAGATCGTGCGGGCGCGAAAAGGGGAAGGCCGGGTGCTCAGTCGTCCCTCCGCGGCGATGATGACCACGAAGGTCGCGCAGCCGCCGGGGTGCCCGAGGACGATGGGGTTCGACACGCCCACCCCGCCGGATTCGCAGGCCGGGGAACGCGCCCCCGCCGATGCCGTGGGGCACCTCGGCTACACCGGATGCTCGATGTGGAACGATCCGGGCCGGGAGATCTCGGTGATCCTGCTGACCAACCGCGTGGTGTTCGGGAGCGGCAACCGGAAGCTGTCGGCGCTTCGTCCCCGGATCCACGACGCCGTGTGGAAGGAGATCGCCGGTTGA
- a CDS encoding UDP-N-acetylmuramate--L-alanine ligase — MKNVHLIAACGVGMASLAGMLKEKGCRVTGSDANVYPPMSTQLESLGIRLTSPYAAENIPSDADLVVVGNAVSRGNPEAQEAVRRGVPTLSMPQAVARFFIGERESIVVAGTHGKTTTTSLAAWSLFALGADPSFLVGGVPKNFPVSYRLGQGRHFVIEGDEYDTAYFDKGPKFLHYRPRIVLLTSVEFDHADIYRDLDHVRESFRKLAAILPLDGLLVACADYPDVVAVAREARCPVIFYATRDGALPAGSGAEAWAVRGTGESDGMTGFRMEGGGRALDFRFPLPGLHNAANAAGVAIVLMRLEFPPEEIARTFERFAGIRRRQEVVGEFRGILVVDDFAHHPTAVRETIRAIRGRYPGRRIVAVFEPRSNTSRRKVFQREFTAAFSEADEVILAGVFGAETIPPQERLLPEEVAAELRAIGRPAQVVPEVDGIVSRLAETCREGDIVLIMSNGGFGGIQEKLAAALSGGHS, encoded by the coding sequence TTGAAGAACGTTCACCTGATCGCGGCGTGCGGCGTGGGGATGGCCTCCCTCGCGGGGATGCTGAAGGAGAAGGGATGCCGGGTCACCGGATCCGACGCGAACGTCTACCCGCCGATGAGCACGCAGCTCGAGAGCCTCGGCATCCGGCTCACCTCGCCGTACGCGGCGGAGAACATCCCGTCGGACGCGGATCTGGTGGTCGTGGGGAACGCGGTGTCGCGGGGGAACCCGGAGGCGCAGGAGGCGGTCCGCCGAGGTGTACCGACCCTCTCGATGCCCCAGGCGGTCGCGCGGTTCTTCATCGGGGAGCGGGAATCGATCGTCGTGGCGGGGACGCACGGGAAGACGACCACCACCTCGCTCGCCGCCTGGTCCCTCTTCGCCCTCGGGGCCGACCCGTCGTTCCTCGTGGGCGGGGTCCCGAAGAATTTCCCCGTGAGCTACCGGCTCGGGCAGGGGCGGCACTTCGTGATCGAGGGGGACGAGTACGACACCGCGTATTTCGACAAGGGGCCGAAGTTCCTCCACTACCGGCCCCGGATCGTCCTGCTCACGAGCGTCGAGTTCGACCACGCCGACATCTACCGGGATCTCGACCACGTGCGGGAATCGTTCCGCAAACTCGCGGCGATCCTTCCCCTCGACGGCCTTCTCGTGGCGTGCGCCGACTACCCGGACGTCGTCGCGGTGGCGCGGGAGGCGCGCTGCCCGGTGATCTTCTACGCGACGCGGGACGGCGCGCTTCCGGCGGGATCGGGCGCAGAGGCGTGGGCGGTGCGGGGAACGGGGGAGTCCGACGGGATGACCGGTTTCCGGATGGAGGGGGGCGGGCGCGCCCTCGATTTCCGCTTCCCCCTGCCGGGGCTCCACAACGCGGCCAACGCGGCGGGCGTCGCAATCGTCCTGATGCGCCTCGAATTTCCCCCGGAAGAGATCGCCCGGACGTTCGAGCGGTTCGCCGGGATCCGGCGGCGGCAGGAAGTGGTGGGGGAGTTTCGCGGGATCCTCGTCGTCGACGACTTCGCGCACCACCCCACGGCGGTCCGGGAGACGATCCGGGCGATCCGCGGCCGGTACCCGGGTCGACGGATCGTGGCGGTCTTCGAGCCCCGGTCGAACACCAGCCGACGGAAGGTGTTCCAGCGGGAGTTCACCGCGGCCTTTTCCGAGGCGGACGAGGTGATCCTCGCGGGAGTGTTCGGGGCGGAAACGATCCCGCCGCAAGAGCGGCTCTTGCCGGAGGAGGTGGCGGCGGAACTGCGCGCGATCGGGCGCCCCGCCCAAGTCGTACCGGAGGTGGACGGGATCGTCTCGCGCCTCGCGGAAACGTGCCGCGAGGGAGACATCGTTTTGATCATGTCGAACGGCGGCTTCGGCGGCATCCAGGAAAAGCTCGCCGCCGCATTGTCAGGGGGACACTCTTGA